A window of Campylobacter pinnipediorum subsp. pinnipediorum contains these coding sequences:
- a CDS encoding cupin domain-containing protein, which yields MEKLIWNVENFNNIEVTKMLETKDTKEIRICMQNGAIMKEHQAPAPISIQVLKGKITLGVESEKFELSELEMIALNANIKHSLIALQDSIIRLSLSKNDDVSRVFKVLNK from the coding sequence ATGGAAAAATTAATCTGGAATGTTGAAAATTTCAACAACATAGAAGTAACAAAAATGCTTGAAACAAAAGATACAAAAGAGATAAGAATTTGTATGCAAAATGGAGCTATAATGAAAGAACATCAAGCACCAGCCCCTATAAGCATACAAGTTTTAAAAGGCAAAATAACATTAGGTGTAGAGAGTGAAAAATTTGAACTATCAGAGCTTGAAATGATAGCTTTAAATGCAAATATAAAACACTCACTAATAGCTTTACAAGATAGTATAATAAGACTAAGTTTGAGTAAAAATGATGATGTTAGTAGAGTTTTTAAGGTTTTAAATAAGTAA